The genomic window GCCAGAGTTCCCATATTAACATGCTGTTACTATTCCACCTTACGCCCTTTTGGCTGACCACAAAGGCATTTTAACAGCATGATGGGCCTGCCTTTTACCGCAGCCATAAATTCAAAACTTCTGCCAAGTCACCAAAGGAGACAATTAAAACAATTCCATTATTTGTTACTTATTAATAGATGCAACACCATACATAAAAGATCATTTCCACATCCTACTTACCACTTCTTGAAAAGAGTCACAAGCCTACTGTCTTTCTCCTGCATTATCATATTTGACACTTTGCTTCCAAACAGACACAGGACAAGGTGAAAGAGTGTTGAGTGCATGGGAGGACTCACTTGCCACGTTAGGCCAGCAACAATAATACAGACAACAGTATCATCTCCTGCTCTCTCCTCACTCCTCCATGCATTCCAGGTCAGCAGAGGCAATTCAAAACCAACAAGCAATCAACATGGACAGTGGGGGAAAGGTGGCTCAAACAGATGGAAACAGCATAACGCAATGCTAAAGAGGCTTCATATCAAAAGACAGACGATGAAGTAAGTGGATGCTCCTCTTTCTGACAACTTAGCTTTGCAGCCTGCCCTTGCTCAGAGACAGGTTCCTGACACACAAACTGTCTTGAGAAGAACTTTGGTCCATATGTCTTCTCAAAACAAAGTTCCCACTTGGAAAGCAATAACCTCGGGCAAATAGGaacagaaaaggagcaaatttTCAGAAGAATTACTCACATGAACAATACCAGGTAATGCAGCCACATTCCCAATCTGTTTCATAGCAGGCAGGAAGCCACCTGCacctaaaagagaaaaaaagaagaaaagttacGCAATCTGATAATGCAGCATGACAATCTCAGTGAAGCGCTTTCCAAAGAGGCTGTTCAGCACTGGCAAATCAGAAGTCAGCCACCAACAAGGCTGCTAATCTGGCAAAAAGCACCCAGCGTTATGCACGACCTGCAGTGTCATTAGATGAGGTATTTGTTACACCGAAGTCCGACTCGTGCTGCGACAGTGGCAGCGGCTGAGCCCTGCGCTGTGTCTCCAgcagcccggcccagccccggCCCAGGCTCAGGCCGCAGGGCCTcgctcagggctgggctgcctcCCCTCGGGCGTCCTTTCCACCCTGACTGACCCCGTGGTTCTGTCCCCCCGCTGTCAGGACCCGCCGGACCCACCTCCGCCACGGCAGGCATTGCGGAGCTCCTCGAACATCAACTTCTCCAGCGGGTCGTTCACGTAGAAAACGCCTTCCACCTGCGGGGAGAGCCGTCAGCCGCCGAGCCGCCCCTACCCCGCTGCCCCGCTCCCCTGTCCCGGCCCCCGCCCACGCACTCGCATGTTCGGCACGAAGCCCTTCTTGATCCGCCAGCAGTTCTTGTCGATCTTGTCCAGGTACTGCAGCTCATCGTTGTAGGTGCGGCTCATGGCGGCGGCTCCACACGACCCGGCGCGGCGGCAGGAACTGACGCGCTCCCGCCCACAGGAGCCGCCGAGGCCCAAACCTCCTCCCGAGCGCTGCCCGTGCCCGGGGCCGGGTTTgtgccgggccgggctgggcaggCCGGACCCGCGGGGGTTCGGGTTTGTGCCAGGCTCCCTCCAACCTCTCACACCACATACGGCTTTGGGGCTGGTTTACcgggaaaaaaaaccccaaacaaacaaaccccaaataagtggtttgtgttttgttttggttttgttttgtgttttttttttccacatgtcTGTTCCTGCGGTGCCCCCGGGCAGAGTTTAGGCCCGTGTGTTGTTTGGGTACGGCTGTGCCGCAGGTGCGATGAGTTTGCTCAGCACCGTCGGGCAGAGCCGCCAGCGCCCCAGCATCGGTCCTGTTTCCCAGCATAAGGGAAAGGGCTGATTGCTGCTCAGTCTTGGCCTGAAAAGGGCTCTGTTCCTCCGGGCTGGGGGCTGGGtaccatggcagggggatggggCTTTGGGCATGGGTGGTTTAGGGCTCACAAAAACAGCAGATCCGCAAGGGATGGATGTGGCACCCCTGCCTTTGTGTCATCCTTGGCGATGCTGGTTTGGAAGACCAGGGACAGCATCCCATCCGGGTCTGGCCAAAGCACAGGCACCTCAGCATTGCAGGGCAGATgtgtccctctgcagagctgtgtccagATTTGACACTAACCAAGTattggaaaaaaaggaggaaaaatagaGGGGGTAGGATAACATACCAAAatgaagtaagaaaaaaaagtatctgtAACTATTTCAATTCAGAGAAATACTGACAAAGATAGTGGAGAATTAGACTTTCAGGACTTACCCAGAAACATTGGAGGAGTTAAATGCATCTAACCTGGCTATGCAGTGCTGAAGTGGGCACATGACAGGAACAAGGATTTGAAGAGTCACAGTGAGAGAGGGACTATCTAAGGCAGTAGTAGTGCCACTTTGTCTCTCTTCCTGAACTGCTTCTGCATCTTAAGATTTACGTTAAGTAACTGCTAAGATTTTAGTTCCTGTTGTAACTGGGACAGTTCTCAGTCTGCCAATTCCGTGGTTCTGGAGAGGGCTCACAGCATTGTGAACAGAAGGGATGTGTTTAAGATCATTACCATAAAAACAGATTACCAGCCATATCTGCCCTATCAGCATTTTGACAATGTACTTTTCCTTTTAAGAGACTGCAGCACTTTTCTGGAAATGTATAGACAAAACTGTATTTCAAGAGTCATTAATCTTAAAAGCATTTTTGCATCAGTTAAACACCAGAATTAATTATGTCAAGCATGTGTCACATGTTCTCCCTTGGCTGTGCTTGTTACTACCATTATACCAGTTAACCATTCCATCAGCTTTTTTTGCTTCCTGGTGTCCCCAGGAAGTTCATCAGAGCTAAAGTTATGCATTTCAGCAGAAGTGGACAGTGTTTAGTCTTCAGAGTCACATTATTGATTTGATTTGAAGTTCATGCTTAACAAATGGTCTCTCTTGTCCTTTAACGTTTGTAGTGGACATCAGTTGAAATCAATATGTATCCCTGTGGGGAGAAGAACAGTCACTGACATGCtatgaattaaaaatgaaagtgttattttgtttggttttttgttcatttgttagatttgaaattaaaaaaaacaccaatcAATCTTGGTGTTTAAGGTCAGAAAATCTACTGAGAACAGCTGAGCCTTGAAAGTCACAAGTTTTACTAAACTCTGTCCTTTTAAGTTTGCAAAAGGGCCCTGTCTTTCCCTTGCTGCTATCCCTTTGCCCCGTGCTAGCAACAGAAGGGACCTCTAAAGATCATACAATCTCCCCAGGGAAGTTCCTCTGAGCCTGGAGGCAACTAGACAACTGTCACACGGTGGGATTATTTTTAACCTAATATGAGTTGTTTAAGAATTAGCCATTTAATCTAAACTTATCCTTAAAGCTTCCTCCATTGCTGGTGCTTACAGAGCAATTAacctgcagagagcagctcatcacaatcatagaataataatcagactgggttggaaaggaccttaaagatcatctggttccaacccccaTGCCATTAGCAGTGATACCTttcactagagcaggttgctcaaagaccCATTCAGCCTATTTGTTGATGAAAAGTGGGAAGAATTGTCCTTCTTCTTATTCACTGGAGCAAATAGACTGGGATTGGAAGTGGAAGCATCTAGAACTAGCTCTTAAATAGGAATCCCATTCACACTGGTAGAGCATAGCAATTCTCCTATGTCCTCTCACATTCCTAGCTACTGATGAGGAGGCTGGTTAGAGAAAGTAAAGGGGTGAATAGATACCATAGAACTACTAATATCCTTCATTCATAATTAGCCCTTAGGACTGTTGGCAACAAGTGCCATTGAGAGCAGTCTCCAAGCAGTTATGTTTTGTAGGCAACTGCATTGCTGGCTGCTACCAGGTATgtgggatgaaaaaaaaaattaaaaacaacctttgcctttcctttcctgAGTTGTGTTTTGTGCTTAACTACAAACAAGGATTTAAGACTCACTctgcaaagctgaaaataacTTCAAGAAGTTGGTAAACAAGTGGAGAAATGTAACAACTTTACCCATTTTCTGGGCATTAAATTGCCAGCAATGCCCTTGTACTGGCTGCTTGTCTAGCAACATTCTGTATGCTCAAACTAAGGGCTAGATTTGGAGAAGGATAAccagaaggcaaaaaaatattttctaagagCTCACTAACTAGGCTAGAAGCCTTAGTCATTTTCACCAATTATTACCAAAGTTCAGTTATCCTATGTGCACAAAATCGAACTCACCTCCCTCTCTTATTTCACCTATTCAACAGAACTGTGTGGATAGTGGTGACTCTAATTGGATGTGATTGGCCAAACTTGAACTTTATTAAACCTGTTTGTACACTGAATTGCAGCTTGCAAGGCTGAACAAGTTGTGCATTCGATCACTCCATGGTTATAATATTCAGTTCTAACTTTTCCTCTCAAAGATAAATTTGTTTCTAATAGAATGTCACCATTATTCCAGATCTCATTTTAACCCAGGGTTTTTTACCACTTAAATAGCTCAAATGCAGCAAATTTCTCTGCTACAGCAAAAGGTGAATAAATGCCTAGAcgaaaaaaagaaacaaaaactcccaaaaccaaccaaacaaaaaaaccacacagagaaaaaaacagagggaTAACCTTTCATAAAGGAAGATCTTTCATAAGGGTCAAAATCTCACCTGTACAATTGTAATGTGAGGTCTCGTTAAGGTAACATTGGCCAGATTGGGAAGAGGTAATCCTTTTGACAGTTTAGCTTAAAAGAGATAAGCAATGATTTAGGTATGCATTAGAAAGATAATAAACACCTGCCCTTCAAAAACACTGTTTATCAAGAGACTTCTAGATCTTTTACAAAAACTAATCTCTTAGTCTCTACAAGCAACCCTGGGAGGTAGATAGGATGTTCATTTAGCAATGGGGGGAAAGAATTACAGATGTTTCTCTCCTGGCAGTGTGTTGCACACAAACCAAGGCATTTCATGTTCAACACATTACATACTCAGTGACTTGTCCCTAACAATCCCTGAGGGATCATTAATACAGCTCTAACATCATTAGAACCTGTTCCCGTTTGTCTCCATTAACTAAGGAAGGTGATGTTTGTCCCAGTACAGAGGGCTGGCACAAAGCTATGGACCCCTCCAGGGCCTTAAATAAGATTTATGAGAAGCAAAATCTCTGTCCTGGTCTAATAAAGAGGAATACATTTCACACATGGTGGCCTCAAGCTGCTGTGCCGACGAGAGAGTTGTGTTTCTCCCTGATGCATCAGGGCCACATGGACTGAGGTGAAGGCAGATGAATTACGAGTTCCCAAGTAATGTTTGCTCTTTATGCAGAATAGTGCCCGTGAGAGGGCGCACTTACACCCCTGCAGATCAGTCTCACCCACCCTTCCACTGTTTACTGACTGATGGTCATTTCCCACTGTAATGGGAACTCGAAATTTAAGCAGAAAGTCAGTAAGAGTTCCTAGAATCACCCACTCTGCTGGAGACTCTTTAGCTGCTGCTTCGAAATACAGCCTTACCATTAGCTGATGGAATTACTTCAGTCTGTAAAATGTAAGACAGGATGTTCTCCAGAAGAGAGACCTGCCACAGACAAGAAAACTGAGTTAGCAATCACTTCCTGATAGTGGAAGAACTATCGTGCCCTAATCCTGGGTGGAGTTAGTAGGCTCATATTCAACTTTCAGCTCTTTTGGACTCAAAGACTCATAAGCTCAAGTGAACTTTGGAtcttaaggctttggaatgATGCAAAGGAAGTGAGATGCAAAATGCAAAGAGATTTCAACATGTTTAGccaacattttcatttaaagcaaTCTATTTCCTTTATTTGAGATAATGTATCACCAATAGCAAAGCAGGACCAGAACAGTTTTAATCCTTTCTCCTCAGCTACCCGGAACTGATAGATTATACTGAGAATGCAATGACTCTCTGCGGAGGCAAGGTTACAACTGCACTATTTCAGGCATCTGTCTTGGCTCCCCCTCCCTACTGTAATTCCGAGCATCTGTGATGAGCACCCCTGCAGCACATGGAGTGCCTGTGCCTCAGTCATCCATGTGACCATTAGATGGCACCCTCCGCTGCTGCTACAGTTTAGATTACCGCTCTGTGTTTCACCGTGATGATTCGAGAGATCTCTGTTTACTGCAGTTCGGGGAACTACAGAATGTCTCATTTGCAGAGCATTAACTTGTCCCAGCATATACTTTAAAGTCCACAGCAGAGAGGTGGCTGCcagaagacaggaaaagaaCCATCTGGGAATGAAGctaaattatttagaaatacatataaaatGTAACTCCTTACTCTTTAGCCTCGGAATCACTGATATTCCTGGTTTGCATTTCCTATATGCTTCAACTATCCACTTACCTCAAAAAAGCCAACATTGGAGTGGGCTAGGGAGAACTGGAGCCTGAGGGAAAGAAGTGAAACAAGATGAGTCACTAAGAAAGGATAAACACAGCTAATCTATTCATGTGCAGTCATTGCTGTAGAGCTCCAGGCCTTAAGAAGCGCCTGTAAAGAGATTTTTGAAGCAATTTCACTTAATGCACACTGCTGCATAGAGAAAGACTTGGTTTTCTTAAAGCATTGCTGAGCATCCATGCTAAAGACTGTGCTAGAAAGGCTGTAGCCAGATGTGAGTGTTCttctccctctgtgctgtgttttgaaaatCCCACTGACAATTGTTTTAACCAAGGATTTGCAGGCTGTCAGATATTTTGCAATAATATCTGCATGATGTGAGTCTTACCACGGTAGGaagtaaaaaaatctcttcatcCTATGGTACTGCTACTGATGGCTTTGTTGCTAAATATCTCTGTTTCCgaattgaaatatttattccacATATTACTCTCATATCCAACACAAGATTTCAGCGTTTCCACAGCACTGGCACCCCAGCTCTCAGCACAATCtagatttttctctttggaaTTTGCTGCAAAAATTGCTAACAGCACTGTCCTCTATAAATTCCTAACATCTCTCTGCCCTGATGAACTCTGCATATTCTTAATCCTATAACTGTCTTCCCAAGGGACTTTTATGAAATCAGGGTCCCAATTCCCAGCTGTGAGGTCCTGGTATACAGAGCTTCTCTCTATGAAGTGTGACCTGCTAGATGTCTAGATGTCCAAGCCTCTGGTCTCCAGCTTTCTGACCCTTGGAAGCTGCAGGACTTCATTTGGTGAATCTCTGCTATACGAATATTGGCATAGAGGGACCTGCAGGGGCCCAATTTCTTTACTGTGTCCTGGACTGTTCTGAAGTTCTTTAGTGGCACAAGTGGTCCATAAAACAGTGAAATTTTCCAGCTGGAAAGTGATGAGGGAAACTTTGAGATGACTCATGGTCATCATAACTGCCCTACACACTTAATTCATCTGGCTCAGAGGGGAGAGTAGATGCAAAGAGCAGAGACATCCAGTAAGACCACTGCCCTGTAGTAATCCACAGCTGGTAGGCAGTCCCCTGGGGACATGGCAATTGTCACAGAGAGGCTTCCTGCCTCCTCTAAACTGTGCAGCCAGAATTAGAGAATCTGATGCAGATGAATTTACCAGGGAAACATACTCATCTGATCATATGCCTAAACTGCTAATGTTGGGATTGCTAACACTGTTTTCCAAAGGCCTGGAAATCCTTTCCATCCCAGGTTGAATTACCTGTTCAAGCATAGCGAGCCCATCAATTTCTGATCAAATATATTCagagaaatgctgctgttggCTGTCTGCAGAATAAAGAAACCATGGGTTACCAAACATAAAAACCCCAGGACCCTTGCCGTGAATTAGTCCCAAATACATAAATTCCATCTTCCCACTTACGTATGGAGGCTGTTTTACGTAAATGCAACTTTCTCGTTGCAAGACTGCACACAGTAAATGTCTGTTTGTCTAAATGCCACTGACAAGAGCTGAAATGTGGGTAATGAGATTTCCCTAATCAAAGTCACGAACAAGTTGCCAAGAGGCATGACTCATATCTGCAGAACTGTCATTCCAGAGAACAAAACTTTCATTAATCAGAGGCACTATATGTTTGGATTTTTGTCCATCAATAGGAAAGTGTTCTTTGCCACAGAAATGCTCTATAGGTTAAGTGAGGCCACACAGGCACCACCTGGGACTATGGGGAATTTACATGTTTAAGTACTAGAAATTTGGCATTTTCCTTATTTCCAAGTTTTAACAGAAGGAAGGAGCAAACATATTTAATGCTGAGTTGAATGTCACCTTGTTCATTGTACTTACTGTGTTCATTGTGAACAGCAACTGGGTGGTTGAGTCTGGCAGAACAGCCAACACCTCCATGGAGCCCTGAATCTCTACTGTGAAGGAATCCTGCTCTAAGCTGATGACAGGTATTTCAGTAGCCATTAGGTTCAACATTACTGGGTAGGGTGTCACTGAATATTTGGCTACCTGTAGAGAttccaggacaaaaaaaaaagacagaaaaactcTTTTTGTAGGACAGAATACTGCAATTTCTCATTCTTGAAGCAATCATTTTGAAGTAGTTCCTTAAGATGAGGTTAAGGATAGCTGCTAACACAAGATTCATTCAGGCAAGTAGGAAATAGAGGTTTTCTGTGGTGATAAATTAACCTTGGCTACACAGGAATGCAATGGGAAGTTCCTTCCACTTGAGGAATACAAATTTTTTATATCACTTTGAGAGAAATTAAATACTGATTTGtgaacagaagagagaaatggaCCACAAATATGACACTGAAAGTTATACAATAAAAGAGCTCATTCACTTTGAAGTTCATCCATCTCACAAGAGAGGTTCCTCCTCTTGACTGTCCACAGAGAAGCCTCACTCTGTTCATTGCCTGAAGAGTGAGCAGGCTCACCAAGTTCTTTATTCAGAACAGCGTGGGTGGAATATTAGCATCAATGCTCATGGTATTTAATGGACAAGATCATATGATGACTACTCTTGGAGAATTTTATGTTTCTGAGGAAGGAACTTAATAACATCTGGGAAGCAAACAAGAATGTGAAGTTCTTTGAACCATTAGTTTGATTTCATGCAACATCAGCATTTCTAGCCTAGGGGTTCTTATGCTCATTTTTGGTTTCTCATTCTGTCTGAGAAGGCTGGTGGAAGCCATGCATGCTCATATTCTCTGTCCTGTTATATTCATCTTCTCCAcacaaaataaatggaaatcCTGTGCATCTGCCTTGTCTGTTCCATAGGATGTAGTGTTTCCTGTCCATCTGTTAGCTTGAGTTCCTGCATGTGGTCCCTTCCCAGGTCCTTCTGCTAGTCAGTCACAGGCTAACAGTGAAGCAAAGACAATtatgcagatttgggcaggagGAAGGTATTCTTTCTGAGCTGAGGCCCTCTCAGAAGTCTCTCAGAGCAGGACTCATGATTTGAAGCTTTTTCTTGCATAGAGATGGTTTTAGGTGGGAACAGCTGTGGCTTGGGCATGGTGCCCAGAATAAAGATTGATGTGCAAGGTTATGGGCCAAGATTATGTTTGGTAACAGTGCCTGTCATTAAATTCATCATGGGGATGGGAAGTGACAAGGCCCATCTGCTCTGGTGTTATGACACATAGATGTGCCAGCTTCTCTAGTGCAGGAGCCCTGCTGGCCCTAGCAGCCTTTGGGATACACCAGTAGTGAGTGAGGTGTCTTGACACCCACACTGGGTGGTTCTCTAAGACTTTGTGGAACTAATTGTACTCACCTCAGGGATAATACTGCCAAATATCTCTGTGCTTATATTAAAATAGCTGCAAGTCTggagtaaaaaaataaaagagagaaaaaaatgagttgCCAGATTTGACCTTTATGGTTAGCTTTTCTCTAATTGCATTACTACTGTCATTTCAATAAATCTTTGATTTTGTACCTCTCAGAAATATTCCTAAGAGACTTGGTATACTTAAAGCTGATTCCCAATAATGCATGTGAAAATAATTCCTGGAAAAGTAAAGGCCTAATATTATAATCTGGGCTGCAATCTACAGGTTTTGGGACTTACTGAACCTCCTGCAGTCAGGTTAGCCAAGTCAAGCAGCCTCCACACACAGCTACTGTACTTTGAAATATGCTTTCCTCCCATGGACCctgtaatattttcattctaCAAACATCCCACAGAAAACAGCCACTGAGGTTTCAAAATTACTGAGTTGTTCCTTTCTCCATGTCAGAGAAGTCTATGCCTCAGGTCTACAAACCCCTTATTTTTTGTAACAAAGTTGCCAGTATTTGGTACTTTGCTCAGCGGAATCTGGCACACCTGGCTGTGGCCTGAGGCATCTATATAGAGAAGAACATAAAGGAGAATAACAATATCCTCCTATTTATGACCTGCTGTTTCAGGACTCTGCAGACTAAATAACAACTTTATATGGCTGCACATTGACATCTGGCAGGTCAAAGCTCTACCTGAGCCACTCTGACCCCATTCCTCTGTGTCCCACTCACCTCCTCTGCAATGGTCATGTTGAAGGCCCCTGCAGTGTAGTAAGCAAATGAGGatgtctgaaaaaaatactcagaGAAGGCAAGGTAGAGCATGGAGTCACTTTGGTCTGGGATAGTGAAGGGAGCTGCCACAAAGGGAGAACCAGTATCGATTCCAGCTGGGAAGACTATGCCCTGAAAGTTATTgccagagataaaaaaaaaaagagagtaaaaaTATAACTTTAACATGATTGCAGACAAGGAATGCTACTTTCCTATACTTTGCCCAGGCTGTTCATTTGGTGTACAACTGAGTACACAGGCTTTGCAGTACACCCTGAAGGCTTGGTGCTTTCAAGCAAGTGGTGAAGGCAAGTTCCAGCATTTGAACACCTTCACAGATGACACCAAAGATCCATCTCTTGAGATACTGATCACCTACTGAAGACAGTCTGCCACCTCAGAACAGAAACCCTCTCAATTAAGGGTCTATATATTTCATGAAGAGCATGACTAGCAGTCCTCCTTTTTGAGAAGCCTTATTTTCTCCTATTTCCATCTCCAGGAAGTTAAATCTGAGAACTGCTACTCAGAGTTATCCAATGGTCTCAATTACAAAATGGATGTCTAAAACCAGAGGTCTTTTGTGGTCAAAATCAGTACCTTACTCTACCCAGAAGCAAGCTGGTAAGTTGTGCAGACAAAAGAAGGCttatgagagaaagaaaagttatttcagagAAAGCTAAAATGCCTGTGTTGTCTTCTGTGATGTTAGTCAGGACTTGCAGATCTAATACTTCCAAATGCATCCAGATTAAACAAAAGGTAAAACTGATTTAAAGTGATGCAGCCACTTACAGGTTAAAGTTTTTTATATTCCTTTTATTAGTCCTCCATTTCTGTTTCATCTCAAATGTATTCTGGATGTCTTTACTTTCTCATTCAGATCTAAATTTCCAGTTGCCTTTTAAGGACTATCAAAGCACTTAGGAAGTGCTGAATCACAGCTAGTGACCTCCCCATTCAATCCTCACTTGCTGGATTTACCAGTCACTTGCTTTGTGTATTTCCCCATGTCACTTATGTGGGAGAATAGCTCTTGTAAACAGCCATGACATTATCTCTTCACTCTGCTCAAGTCCCTGCTTAGAATCTAGTTGCTGCAATACTCAGAatgacagcagctgcagagctgatgtGCCGAGACTAGTGACTACCATACAGACAGATATTAACTTCTTGTTCTTTTGTGTTTCCACCTCTTTTTTCCATGTTGGCTTTTTTaatacttaattaaaaaataattgtaacaAGACTGTCTTTTCATTCTTCCTTTGTAGAGCACCTAACACAAGGCAGCTTAAACTTAATTAAGGGTCTCAGATACTGTGCTGATAACTACCCTCAATGAAATCACCTTACACAGAATGACAATGAAGTAATTTTAGAATTAGGAACCGGTCAGATTTTAGTTTCAGTACATAAGGCGACTTTTTGCttaatttgaaggaaaattaCAGGTCTTCAGACTCAGCAGCACTCCTTGGACTCCATGTATTTTCAAGGGTCTTCTGTCTTCCCATTCAAAAAGCCAGAGACTGAATTCTTGCATCTATAGTCTCATGCTTTCTTATCCTCTCTCATCTGAGAGCAGACACATCTAGTTAGTGCAATGTGTAGAAATATTTCCCTAACTGACTGAACAAAAAAGTCCTTGACATTTATCAACAGCGAGAGAAAGATGatgttgaatattttttctttccttccctttccctgtctttTCTTCTAACTTGCTTATTCAACTTTTATACTATTTTCTAAACCAACAcaacagcaattaaaataaaaggtgtggcttttaaataatttttacaacAGGATTGTTACAAGTTATCACAATAGCAATGCAATAACGCTTTGAAATGTCTGTCTTTGCAGATACTGAGCCTTTATGTTCAGAGCAGCAATCATGGGCAGCATAGAAAGTGGATCATACAGTAATAAACCCCACAGCAATCTTGGCAAATAGCGCTATAGGAAATTACCTTTAAGTCCAGGTCAATGAATGGTTGGAATACTGCTGGCAAACTATTTAAGGAGTAGTCTACTTCAGCCAAATCATCAATTGGCATGACAACTGTAAGGGAGGTAGATAAGGCAAGATACAGAATATTgcaaaaaacacagaaagaatttCATGTATACTTAAAACTAAGTCAATTTCTGAAGGAGAAGACCACCAGTTGTTCCAGAGAGTAGGAGAAAACACAACTGGAGGCCTCC from Pithys albifrons albifrons isolate INPA30051 chromosome 3, PitAlb_v1, whole genome shotgun sequence includes these protein-coding regions:
- the BPIFC gene encoding BPI fold-containing family C protein gives rise to the protein MVNICCSLLLLSLLSGQLSGNPGLKVRITQKGLEYAKEVGLEILKQNMEKEHFPDLTGHEKFGLGNVKYNISGIHVTAVELPSASLSLLPGSGIKLVIGNASLTINMNWNIRTWMFRDSGRSTVHISKVFVTAIFSTSLDNPGPTSISLTSCRTTSGDIDIKLNGKSGFLHNFFIKYLKKPIRRSLVTNSCPNIRAGIQLIDDDLQSLNVVMPIDDLAEVDYSLNSLPAVFQPFIDLDLKGIVFPAGIDTGSPFVAAPFTIPDQSDSMLYLAFSEYFFQTSSFAYYTAGAFNMTIAEETCSYFNISTEIFGSIIPEVAKYSVTPYPVMLNLMATEIPVISLEQDSFTVEIQGSMEVLAVLPDSTTQLLFTMNTTANSSISLNIFDQKLMGSLCLNRLQFSLAHSNVGFFEVSLLENILSYILQTEVIPSANAKLSKGLPLPNLANVTLTRPHITIVQGYILISTDVHYKR